The genomic window GAAGCCTTGGAGAGGCAGGACTTGGTTACTTTAAAAAACTGTATGATCTGGAAGAAAAAATCGGCGAGATGCCGCCTGAGGAGCGGTACCGCCTGAGGCTGGAAATAGCTGAGCCCATTTGGAAAGAGATGAAGGAGTGGGCTGAAAGGCATCAACCCAAGGTTCCAGTAAAAGCAAGATCGGAGGGGCCCTCCGCTACTTTTTGAATGAGTATGAGTACCTGACAGGCTACCTCAAGGATGGGCGTCTGGAGGCGGACAATGGCTTTACGGAGAGAGCGATCCGCAAGTATGCCATCGGAAGGAATGCGTGGCTGTTTTCCGACACCCCTGCGGGAGCCGAAGCCAGCAGTATCATGTACAGTTTCACTGTCACAGCCAAAATCAATGGGGTGAACCCCTACGCAGCCATGGTCCGATTGCTCACTGAACTACCACTGGGCAAATCCCTCGAAGACTTCGAGCGGCTCGCTGAGATCATTTTATCACCTGATTCTCGAGCCTGAAAAATACAGGTTATGAATCGCTTACGCTACACGCTATTCATTCGATTAAGATTCGACTTTTTAAACTGCAATTCACGACCAAGCTGCTCTCGCATGTGCGAATAAACTTCGAGGGACCTCTTGTCTACCTTCTGTTCTTGCGTTGGTAATCCGGTTTACGAAGCAATTCAAGATTTCATTTCTTCGTTTCATGAGGGTTCGTCTGAGGGATTCTATTTCGGGTATCTGGCTTAAAGCCATTTGATCTGTCATTCGAATTAGGATTCTGGCTGCTGTTCTATTACCTTTGATTCGGTAAAAGCCGTCAACAGCAAACATTGTGATGCTTTGTAACCTGCTGAATTTACTATGGTTAAAATTACTTGATATTATGATCTATTTAACCGATAATAATGTCATGGGCTTGGTAGACTTTCTTGTTACTTCTAATACGCGAAAAGACCTTCTGCATCTCCTCTGGAGGGAGGGCGTGGAGGCGTCAGGACACCAATTGGCCTTACTATCAAAGGCGACATATTCAACTGTGCATGGTGAGCTTGAGGTTATGAAGCGAGAAGGCCTGGTAACCTCACGCAGACAAGGTCGAGCAAAGGTATTTTCTAAGAATGACGGGTACCCGTCGAAAATGGCACTGCTCATTCTCCTAGAAGTGCCAAAATCCAAAAGTGTTGCTTCAGACGATGTCAGTGACGAGGACGTTCGTTCCAATTTAGCAAGATTTGGCGCGCCCGTTGTCACTCAAGGAAAATCAACTTTGAACCTTTCTCTGGAAGAGGCCCTTGTTCGGGGGCTTGATCTTGCAAGAAAAGATTCAACTGTTGCTAGAGCACTGCCAGTTGCTTTTGCTCGAAATAGAAAAACTTATGATCTTGCAAGACTTGAATATTTGGCCCGCAGGAATAAGGTGCTGCCTGTTTTGGGATTCTATCTGGAGCTTACGGCGATATTATCAAAAGACAAAAAGCTTCAAGTCTTTGCCAAGCAGCTCATGGACAAGCGCCGTAAAAAAATGGAATTATTTTTCAAAACTCAGAAAATAAACAAATATGAACAAAATTTAGCTGAGAAAAATACCCCTACAGTTGCGCGGCACTGGCATTTTTTGATGAATATGGGTCTAGATAGCTTTGAGACTCTTTTTAAGAAAAATGTTCTT from Bdellovibrionales bacterium includes these protein-coding regions:
- a CDS encoding transposase, giving the protein MGGALRYFLNEYEYLTGYLKDGRLEADNGFTERAIRKYAIGRNAWLFSDTPAGAEASSIMYSFTVTAKINGVNPYAAMVRLLTELPLGKSLEDFERLAEIILSPDSRA
- a CDS encoding transposase, whose translation is MFAVDGFYRIKGNRTAARILIRMTDQMALSQIPEIESLRRTLMKRRNEILNCFVNRITNARTEGRQEVPRSLFAHARAAWS